GTAGTGGTTAACGAAAATCACCTACCTAGATGTTACCACGACTGTCGTCTGGCAGTGTTGATATCTGAGTGAtttagacgcttgaaagggtagaACTAAATTCCGAAGCACCATAGGTGTTAAATAGTTGGCACGTGAccaaattccgaaacgtcactGGTGTTCAATAGTTTGCATGTGACCGTGCAATAGTTATTACAGCCGTgtaatagttcaaaatatacctTATGCGTATATACAAGGAAAAGTAAATGCATTATGTAATATAGAATAATAGAACgattatattaaattttatcatGACGAACGCATATGAATAGGTTTCCTAACAAGTAAAGGTTGTTCAGCATTTTTATCCAATTCAagttagttttttttcaaatttagaaAAGATACGCGTTTTAAAACGTGTATTTACTAAATTAGAAATTTAACAAACGAGAGatagataaacatgataaagtTTCGTCACTCGTTGGAgaacatgtttatttataacTTAAATGCATAAAAATGTCCGACTTCTTCCAGCGTAGCGACTAGATTATTTGAGCCAAATCACTACGAGACAAATGCATGCAACATTGTTTAGTTCGTAATGAAGGGAATCTTCGTATATTTTTTAGATGAACGACTTatgtctattgttatatatttatagatgatggATTAACAaactaaaaatacaaatatgagaataattgtgtttgtgtgttttattgATAGAACATTTGTTAAAATCACTCCTCGCACGCAAATAATTCAAAGGTAACACAGCGAAGTCGAACATCAAAGCTGAAAATAAGATTCACTGCGAGATCCAATTATCATTCTTTCCTTGACTTGGTAGGAATACCAttcttgtttataaatatctttAAGGTTCGGCACGATATTTGTTCATTTAAGACACCATACGCTTCAACACATATTCCGGAAACCGACCTAAAGCGCATGCTGAGCGATGTGAGTATTTTACGAGCGTCAGTGtgtttatatgaaatttgtttaTTCGTTTACTGACACTGTAGATGAGGGTtccaaaatgataaatatatttttgtttttgggaTATACCGACGTTTACCACATGGCAAATAAGATGTTATCAGTTGTGAACCGAGCATTATTGGATAAATAATGTTGACCTTCAATAATTCAACAATTCACATACAAGCGTAATTAACTTATATAATGGTAAAATCATATATCAATTCAATCGCATATTATAAcgataaaaacaattaaacgacattatacaatattgaaATCTATTACAATAACAATTAAATCGAACCATATCATgtcataatataatataatgatacaatcTAATAATagaatgacaaaataaaataatatcttgatgatgaaatcataaaatataatgaaaatatccatacatataatatttttatgtcATATAAGACAGTTGTTGTATGActacaatacatgtaccttgtatAGATGCAGTATAACAGACAAACAATGAAACATGCTTTCCCACAAAGGCTAAGCTATATATAGAAACGATCATTGAATATGCATCACTCTCGGGACATAGGAGATACTTAACTATATAAACAGCACCATTATAATTCTATAAGCGTTTGACCTGTCGTCTTATGTTTATAGAATCATACAGCATATTAATGTCCCAGAAGACTTGATTAACAGAAACCCCCCATGACGTCAGCAATGTAAGACGATGGTTATCTAAATAAATTGTCCATTTCATTTCCGCTGTAGTTACATACTTGGGGAACATAAGAACATATGTCTTCACCGattcaatataaaaacatactgatatgaTCCCTATCATAGTCACAGTGCCGGTAGAGTTAAGCCGTACAGGAGTTTTGTGTTGATCCTTTGAGAACAAGGTCGATGTAATGAGAAACAAAAGGAGTTGCAATGCAAAAATCACATGTCGTTTACGGCAAAGACCAATAATAGCCAACCAAAGGCAATGTAATTATGGTTTATCAATATCCATGGAAACCTTTATGCTAACTAACACAATACATCCAATTGAAGACAGCAGAAAGTTCATTATCGGTGGACAATGTCAAATGCCATAAACAGTACATACTCATTCTTCTTACCTATCAAGGAATGAATGAAATTCAATTTCCCTGAAGCATTCTTTGATGACTTCCGTTTCTTAGGTTTCATCGGAAAGGACGGAGGAAGGAATTCccataatatatatcataatctCCACGATCAGTCAATTCATCGACAGCAATCCATGTTACGTATATTTtaggttttttattattattattttggcCTTTGGCATGGCGTTTTTCCTTTTTCGGCAATGCTAGttaattacagaaaaaaagaaGGGGCTCTTAGATTAATAGAAGATGAGACTTCATCTGTTCCTGAGCGTTTATGTAAAACAGGCGTGATTGTCTACTTGAATTGATCATTTTATAATgccaatacacatatatatctatatttatttcaaaaatacgTCTTATGTTTTTTGTATGTCTTATATTCTTGTATTTTGATTGAAACAACAGTTAATTTTGGAGCTATGCAATGCTCCGTTGTTCTACATTCGTTTAATAAAGGATTTCACATGCACTAGGAATGTCGTTTGAGACTAAACACAAGAAATACAATCTTTTCTTTGaagtatataaactttattacGCAACAAAAATGAAGATACTAACAATTTATTATGTACGTATTCTGATTATTCTGATAACAGcttatttctttttttgaagaaaatataaTTTCTATGCTGCAACGTATACCAGATACTTGTTGAATTACAGAAAGATAAAGTTTCCTTTCCTTATTCAAATCTcgtaaatatttctttaaacatatttcatatgtttatCCTGATTGAGCTCGTTAACAACAAGAGCGCCGCCATTATCATTGTCTTTTAAAAGCTTGAACAGGGCCTGCACCATGACGTCAGTACTGGAAAACACGATTAGAAACACAAGATTATAGCCAACACTGGTGACACAATATTAAACATTTGCATATATACATCACAAGCGATATTCATTACCATAGGACTTAATTTTTAAACTTAATTAAGGAAATCAAATTAACAAACTGATATCAGTTTAATACCTTGTTTCTTAATTCGTTTTCATTTCTTGTGATACTATATCGattgttattgaaataaaatatagttTATACTCATTGTGAAACTAACTGACTGCTCTTGTTTAGAAACAATAGACAATATACTCTTAATATCTGATAATTGAAGATTAGGAGCAGCGTTGTTTGATTTAACAGAATATCTCATTTTGAGATAGACCTAGGAAGGAGCTTCGAGACACCGAAAAACAAGGGGCTATCTCAAAAGCTCTTTCTATTCCTGCACGTGCTAACCTCCGTGCTTTTATCACAGGGACTAGGTACGATTACCCAACCCAAATAATCTTCATTATTCACACTGTTTTAGCAGTATTTATTCAAAAGCACGCACATGATAGTTTACTTTATATGAATTTGttcttattttatcatttttttataaagtGAAATGCCCATATAAGGATAATTTTGGCATACCTCATCAGGCTGTCGGTGTTGAGTATTTGTTTCCTATACTGTTGGATTTCATCAGTTATCATGTCCGTATCGACAGCCCCGGGACAGAGACATGTAAACTTTACTCCATTTTCCTTCATCTCTGCAATAGCCTGTGTGTAAACGTGAAACTTAATACGAGAACCAATCAAATCTGCTTTCATGTTCCGGACAATCgatgtcatttatataaagtGGACAAATTCGAGAACCCAGAACAATATCATACCTGGTAAGTCCAACTATATGTTGATAGCCCAGGGTACCGTTCCACATAGCTTCGTAACTTTTGCGTTAAAAGTTAGTCAGATTTACGATTACTAAGCCTTTCACCAAACTTCATAATTCAGAAACGTTCGTAACTTAGGTCAAATACGTCATGATCTGGTTTTTTTAATGCAATGTTTTATTTACCCTCTTGTATACTGTTGCATTTGATTTGCTCTATCATTTGGTGcaatatcaattaatatatttaaaggCAACCACTGATGCAAAAACATGCAATATCGGCAGCAAATAACGTTGCCGTCTTATATCGACAAGGTTATTGTCCAGGAATGCATGGTACTTGTATGCAATTGCAATTTCGAGTCTTTCGGGGTGGgggggtttgtttgttttttttacctttttccattataaatctatatttacaaAATGGAAATAGTTGGATGGATTGCATACTGGTAATGACAGAAAATcttgttttcaattattttgataatgcaGCGGATGAAACGAAATACTAAATGACAAATCATTGACCGAATGATATCGATGTAGTTTCACTTTAAACTGATTTAACTCCAATTCAAATTGAAGACAGTTAAACTTTCCTGCTTCGCTCTCTTGGGTTCAGATTAAAACAGAAAAAGTCCCTCTTAAAGTGTCGGTCGAAGGTCTTGATATGCTACTTATGATACTAGGTAAAGGGCGTTTGGTTTCATTTCAGTATCAGAGAGATTTTAGAAGTCAACCCGTAGAAAGCAATATGTTGAAAGCATTAATATTGCTATCAGCATTTTCTTCACGTGGTATAACTTTGGTGTTAGTTTAGATATGTATTTGTTGTGATACATTTGTTATGGTATCCCGAGCTGCAGATACATTGATACATACCGCAAATGATTTAGTAATTCCAAACACTCCATACTTCGTGGCGGAATATACCGGCAGAAGGTAGCTTGGCTGGTAACCTTTATAATATAAGAGaatagacaataaaaatattagtACATCGcatgatataacactgacttcCCATTGACTACACACGAGTTCTATGACATTTGGCGCTATATTGAATGTGAATCTTTTATGACGTCACTGTTGCCCTTTTCTGGATACAGAACACGAAAACGGCTGACGCTGACAGGCCCCTGGTGGTAAAATGTTCCGTAGAATATTGAAATTAGCAAAGTAAAATGTAAGTGTGACATACTTAAATTCTCATTTGCATAATGTTGTCGCGAGATTAGATCGTACAGTCGCCTTCGGCTCGGGTACTATATTATCCCTCGAAACCTCTATCAGAAACTAGTGCCCTCAAAAGGCAATACTATATTATTAGTAAGCATGAACAATGTCGACGCTATAAACAATTCTATATGAGTATGTGTAGTGTTATCATAACGAATACCACACAgacaatacaaataataaacatttcaacCTTTCGGAACCTTAGTATTCATAATACGGTCTTTGGCTCCATGCATACAGAGTAGCAAATCCGGAAAAAACATACAATCAATAAGTACTggtatttgaaatgaatttggATAGGATTAAGATAACAAGAGATGCCAGACGGATCTTGGCGGCCAGTACTGAATTCTTATATGGGTTCTGATACTTCGCTgctttaattatttgataacatGGGATAAGGCATATCTAAGAAAAGTTTCAGTAAATTAGAAATAGTAAACTTAACCTCAATCGTTGGCTTTTTGTTGTCCTGATCACACTCAAAAATCAAATAGACACAACTAGTGATCAAAAGGAATGTACATAACGAAGTGACCGCCTGCCGGTTTGTCTTTTGCTGTCTCTCTAAATCAAATGTGTACAACtcgatttgaaaaaaataaagtccTTCTAGTACTGTGAACTgtcaaaataaattttgattccCCTATCAGactcatttgtttgtttgtgtgttgctgttttttaaaatataaatcaatgaaTAGATAAAGAGAAGAAATTGACTATTAAGTCGGTAGAGGTACGCATTGGTTAATTCTCACCGAATATTGAGCACATGTTGACCACCATGCCACCATTGCCTCCACGGTCCTTCCTTAAAACATCAGCAGCAAGTTTTGTTCCCCGGATGCATCCTTTCTGTTTCCAATTAAAACCAAATGATGACTATTGTCAAAAATGAATTACATAATGTCGTGACCAGTAATTTAAACGTTCTCAATCAAGTTCATGTAGTCAccattaacataaaaatgttATCCCTCTACTGTGTATTCATGTTACTGCAATTCGTTGtgaaaatacattgtagatataaagCTTTTGATGAATCTCAATTATTGTTGAATTTGAAACCTTTACAGACTGATTTTCCTTTTTAGATCTCTAAACCAATGTGGATGGAATTGTTATGAGAGGAATGACGTCGTCTAAGACATACAAATGTCAAGGCACCAGAGTAGCTCTTATTTGTATTCAAGGGGTGAACgcatattgtattttacttCGAAATTAAGGCCACTGAAGTACCAATAACAAAATCAATGTCGAATAATAAGTTGTATATGCAGGGCTCTAAGGATTAGATGAACACAAAAGATTTAAGCACTGTTGAATGCAAACTGAGAGTCAGATAGAGAAGaggcaaaaataattaaattgcatcaatagctgtttcgtccttttgtCCTCGTCAGAGATGTGAGGTACATAATACAgttatttcgtccttctaggactcgtcagtgatattagggacatcatacagttgtttcgtccttctagctcccgtcagtgatgctagggacatcatacagctatttcgtccttctgggactcgtcataGATGTcaatgacatcatacagctgttctgtccttctagCTCCCgacagtgatgctagggacatcatacagctatttcgtccttcttggactcgtcatagattttaaggacatcatacagttgtttcgtccttctaggactcgtcagtgatgttagggacatcatacagttgttccGTCTTTCTgatactcgtcagtgatgttatggacatcatacaattgtttggtcctcctaggactcgtcattgatgttcgtgacatcatacagctgtttattcCTTCTATGTCTCCTCGGTAATGCTAAGGACTTAAAATGATCTTGGGAGACCTACAAACTTTACTGATAAATTCAATAATCATCAGTAAATTTGATAAAGTATATTTCTATTTTcgatacaataatatcatttttatcatgcGTACCTTGCCACGAGTACGTCTCTTCCTTACATCTCTCTATAAGATACATTTGGGATTGGTCAAGACGTCGCTGATGaaacaaagatatttttatattggaACACTTGGCAGTATCCTTCGTTTCTTTGTTAGAATGTCTTGTCAAGTCTTTCATTTTTTGACAATAGTGTCTCCTAGATTCAAAGCCGGAATTGTGATTTTCTGTGCTCTATTATATTTGCTAGTTTTCGTTTGAACAGCACTTCAGATCTGTTCGATCGCAAGAAATGAGACGTGTATATTCATTCATACTCAACAGATCATACACTGTCATGTCAAAGACACAGTTGGGTAACTATCAAACTAAGCTGTCATTGCCAAACTGCCACTGGGATCAGAAATGGTGATAACGAAGCGTTAAATGTCTTAACACTATTGCAGCCCGCCAATCGCTGTAGTGGGGAGCTGCGGAGAAGAAAATGTGATACACTCCGCGGTCGTCAAGGAAACGTTGGGTAACTTCGGACCGTTATTGCAGGTCAAGTCTTCTGGGATTCCAGATGTGAGGCGAGCATATACCTCGTCAACAAATGATAAACATATTAGTCTCATTAGTTAAATATATCGAGGATTATAATTGTGACAATGGCTTATTTGTTCTACGATCAGGAAAGCAGTTTCATGATGTGGCATCGGTCATAAAAAAGGAATAATTAGCAGCTAATAACACgatatatgaaaaaatattgatattctacaTCCGAAATTTAAGATTAATAAGAAGTAAACAAATTCAAACAGAAAATTCCTCTGCGTTTCCACACAGCCTCGTGTTAACTAATAGCGCAAGTTCATGGCCAGTACTGGATAATCACTCTCCATTACGAGCTGAATTCCGAAATATGAAGCTAATCCATGTTTCCAAGTCCCCGTTATTGTTAATTAACGTGCAGATCTAGTTATGTTTAATTTATAACATATCGCACGTGGATTAATTAGGAGTAATAGGTATTACATGACATGACTGTAAAACACCAGCATAGTTGTAGTTATCGTTTTTTTATCTGTCATATTATAATAAACATGGAATCCCCATGTTTAGCGAAGGATACGCTTAAGAGATAAAGGAATCGTATCGATCATGGAGGGGAAACGAATACGAAGCTATAACAAAGACGTTCAGTTCGTTATACCCGTAACTGCAGGTAGATATATCTGTTTAAAATATAAAAGCGAATACGTTCTTTTTTTTATGATGAGACTATGACCAGCATTGATTATGAGTACGAACGTGATATGAATATCAACAATGCAAAGTCTCGTTTAGACCAAAACTGATAGGAAATgtacttgatttttttttattttcattaaaccATGATCTTGCATCAGGTTATATAGCTTCTTGAATGGAAATCTCATTTAGATTGAGCAGGTATCGACAACATAGATGAATCAGCTGTTTACTCCAACTATCCTCCATTTGTAGGCCACTATGATTGTCAGAATTCCGAATGACGATTATCAAAAGTGtcgtttattgcattttttgacaggaaaaatacaaaaaagaaaagttttgaACTGATATGTGATAAGATACTTTtcatgataacatatattttaaagtCTCGGTCTGAGGAGAAAGGGCCAAAACAGCTTCTGTCGCGGAAACAGGAGCAAGCACCATGGAATGTTCCCCTAATTTTGCATTCAATAGGCTCTGTCGTATTTTTTATGAGGTAAGGAACGGAAATGTAAATACAAGAGgaaatgtttttaaagaaatgCATTTTAGTGCATCATTTACACATGAACTATCAGAAAATGTCAATcttacaaaagaaaaagaaaactatATAACCATTGCCTTTATCAACATTGGTGATCATAAAAATATGATCGTATCATATGCGATATCATATAACCATTGTTTCTTGGAACTTTATATTTGGGATGTTAAAGGCAATTTGTGCGTTTTCTGGCCTTTTTCAATGTCATGCGTATACGCATATTACGTTAAATGTTATACAAGAGATTCCCGCCGACGCATGgataatgtatatatctgaCAACTTAACACAATGATTCGACTGGAGACATGCTATAAAATACTTTACCAGGTTCACGTCAACAGTTTTTTCCCAGTTTTCTTCGTCGCATACGCCGGCATTGTTAATAACGATATCGACATGTTTAAATTTGTCCTTGGCTACTTGAAACAcatctgaataaaaaaaaaaaacatagtcAAATATTAAACTATTTGATCTTTAAAATAACCATTATATGCGAGAATGTATCAATGTTCATTAATTATTTTAGTCGATTGTTGAATtatcaatttataaaaaataacaatatatatggaGTGTAAAAACTTCCTTTTCAGAAAGggattaaatatttgttttcaaattcaaTGTTTGCTTTTCTTGATTTTAATATACTCTTCAAATCAAGTAAAGATACATATAGctcaatttaaaacaatatcatttacagtatatattggtgtttttttatagataattcAGTGATGTGTGATGGCCGTTAGACTGTTCGATGTATACGGCAATCTGTGATATCGATCTAGCTATGATCACTAAGACATATTAATACATATTGTTATCTGTTTGGGAGGATTTATTTCAAATACGAAATCCATTTGAATGTTTTTTAAAGAACTAATGctttattcaaatttaaattgaCGTAATtgacatattgtatacatataccgATATATTACTGATGTATTTTTTAATTAGATATTTATTCAGTGACGATTTCATTCCGGAATTAATCGATTCCGCATattagttttgtttttcaagTTCCTGTGTCTACCATGTGGAAGCGTTAAAGTCACGATGCTATCGTTTTAGCTATATGCGAGCCTCCTTGAGCAGTAATTGTTTACAAATTCTGTATGGTTTATTGTTTAGTGTATCTGATCTTATTTCAGATGTCATTTATTCTGTATTACAGTAAGTTTGGTAAATCAGACGGTTTTGTTTGACTGGGGTGAGTCTCGCCATTTTTCAATTATTGTCGTCTGCCTATTTTCCCGACACAATAACTTGGTAAAAtagtatatttaaatatgtatatatttttttattattggtACCAACTGTACTAACATGAACAATATTAACGATACCATCGTTTAACTGACGGTCATTTTGTTGAGTAGGTGACGTGTTGTGTTTTGAAGGTCAACACAGAGTATTGTCTAATTTATTATCCGGTATAACGGAGGAATAGTCATTCTACTTTGtatgtgatattgatatatagatatagagtCATATAAAAAGAAGCATGAACAAAATAATAAAGTGACATGATTGTGTTTCACTGTTAAACGGCTAGCTTTTGCCAGTTAACCATTGTGTTAAAGCTTGTTCATTTTCAGTAATATTACAAGTGCTTTATTTGCTTTGCAATGTTGTTTTCCACCTACTCTCGAGGTTTGTGAAGAGATGAAAACAATCCCAGTCGACTTCTTCGTCCTTTATATATCACTTATTCTGTATTTGAACGACGTCACTGAAACAATGTGTTCTTAAAAACGACAATCTCTGAATTGAATAAATCGTTCTGCAGCAGACTATTTTTGTCAGGCGGAAGCAGCCAATTGTCATTTTGCAGTTAAAAATCTGAAAGTACAGCAGGTAGCTGTAGTTCCCATAGGACACTGATTGGATTAACTTTAGACTTTTGCTAGCATTATCATGTTATTTTGATTCATCGTTGAACAATAAAGTTCGCGTTTGCGTGACATATTATTTTAGTACCAACCAAACATTTGTGCATTACGTATTTCATTCATTAAACAACCCTTCgacatgtaaatgtgtttttcatatgaaatgatgATAAAAATAAGACCTTTGGCTCTGGTATGCTTATAAAATGAGATTATGACAAAAAAGATGGTTTTTACCTTGAATTTTATCATGTCGAAACTCACTAACTATCCACATATGTCAGAAAATTCCATTGGCTTACGTTTATACTGGTCCTCACTCCTGACGTCACATGTCACGAATAAAACATTATCATGACCGTAAGTTGTGGCCAGACTATTCTCAGTTTTATTTCCTAAGTCTTCCCTGACGTCTGATAAACAAACCTAAAATGTAAAATCTTGATTAAAGTCTACAACAAAAGAAcattagaaaatatatataatcaaatcaTGTTTTCATTAAGCcctttcaatattttgtgattttcatCTGGATCATTTTACCAAACAAATCAGCTATGACGACACCAGAAAACTAATCCGCAATTGTACGCAGTAAAATTCGCAATGAATTGATGTTAAAATGAACAATGCTCCTAAATCTATAAAAAATAAAGCGTGTCATTtcgacaaaaatattttcatcttcAATGCATCTAAAATATGCTTGTAAATAAGAGATCCATGCACTGTCATAAGAAAGTACCAATCCATTACATCATACTTGTACTAATTGTATTAAGTGTTATAAATAACGACCGAAGGATtgttaaattgtacataaataaTTAAGGATAATCTGCAGTtgttagctcaccggttacgaataactgtgagctaatgctgtcaacccggcgtccgcgtcggcgtcccacTTTTTTTGGATCAGTTTTTAGTCTAAAAGTCTAAAAGTATACCCTTCACACCCTTCTAatatggtttatacattcattagaggtctaggagtaatgttatggcaaaatcatgcagaaaaagaattgtgattttttcgcattttaccattttgcaAACTTAACTTTTTTAACACCAAAATCCACTTTAAAGTGTTtggatcagtttttggaaagcttcttAGCCCAAAAGTATACATCCCACACCcttttaatttggtttatacattcattataGGTCTAGGAgtaatgttatggcaaaatcatgtagaaaaaaaatgtttttttttcgcattttaccattttgtgaacttaactttttaccaccaaaatccactttaaagtttttggggtaagtccAAAATTATGCTCTCAACCCcttttaatttggtttatgcattcattagatGCCCAGGGGTGATGCTATGGCATAATCatgcaaacaaaattttgattatttgttttggcattttaccatttagtgaaCTCAATTTTTTTTGGCACGAAAACCCTCTTTCAAGATTTTTAGGGTAAGTTTTTGAAAGCTTGTAAGTTCACACCCTTCTGATTTAGTTTACACATCCATTggaggtctaggagcgatattatgtgacgtacaatttcaaaatgacatgcttatacatacataacaaatgaatgcatagtgtgattgctgccgccagTAAGctcattgattgcacttgttttcTATGTATATAGGTCAATGTTTATGTTCAAAttgactgtatatgtacatgtactatattgTACCGCACACTTTTTCATTTGGGTTTTACAATGCATGTTGTTACTCCAGTTTTTTTCTAAGATAAACTACACAATCCATACACgaacaaaatgt
The sequence above is drawn from the Pecten maximus chromosome 9, xPecMax1.1, whole genome shotgun sequence genome and encodes:
- the LOC117333822 gene encoding 15-hydroxyprostaglandin dehydrogenase [NAD(+)]-like isoform X1, giving the protein MDLTSKVIVITGAARGIGRALATGLLEKGAKVCLSDVREDLGNKTENSLATTYGHDNVLFVTCDVRSEDQYKHVFQVAKDKFKHVDIVINNAGVCDEENWEKTVDVNLKGCIRGTKLAADVLRKDRGGNGGMVVNMCSIFGYQPSYLLPVYSATKYGVFGITKSFAAIAEMKENGVKFTCLCPGAVDTDMITDEIQQYRKQILNTDSLMSTDVMVQALFKLLKDNDNGGALVVNELNQDKHMKYV